TGTGTTCGGTTGCCATGGAGGTCACAAACCATGGTACGCGAGGACGGTAAGCGAAACTTCGTGCTTCGGGAGGAGGACGGTTCGGAGTCGAGCGTCTTCTCCGGAAGCATGCCCCGCCAAGCCGCCCTGAAGGCCGCCCGACGTCTCGAACCGCAGGGGTCGGAGGACGAAGCCAAAGAACACGCCACAGAGATCCATCTCCGCGAGAAGGGTACCGACAAGGTGCACATCTTCCACGCGTGGGCCTGGGTCGACGACGCTCCCGGGGACAAACCCGACTGGATGGAAGGCGACATCACGAAAGGGAACGTCTCGAAACAGGGTATCGAACACCTCGACGAGTAGCGAGGATGACGACGGCGACGTTCGCCTTTTTCTTCGCACGCGCGTGCACCGCACGCGGGAGTACGCATCCGACACGGCTTTGTCCGTCCCCGGGCGATGCGTACTCGCGCGGACACCACCCGGTCCGACCCGACGCGAGACGCGAGGGATGACCGACCGGCCTCCGACCGCGCGATATTCTCGACCCGCGAGCGACGGCTCTGTCCTCTTTCCAACTCCCCGGCGACGGGGTATGA
This is a stretch of genomic DNA from Halogeometricum sp. S3BR5-2. It encodes these proteins:
- a CDS encoding non-histone chromosomal MC1 family protein, giving the protein MVREDGKRNFVLREEDGSESSVFSGSMPRQAALKAARRLEPQGSEDEAKEHATEIHLREKGTDKVHIFHAWAWVDDAPGDKPDWMEGDITKGNVSKQGIEHLDE